One genomic window of Candidatus Nitrospira inopinata includes the following:
- a CDS encoding glycoside hydrolase family 15 protein, with amino-acid sequence MMSDVLFKPLCRIDGYLPIEDHGLIGDGATAALVGRDGTVAWLCAPRFDSPPIFCGLLDHARGGAFRIEPDGLHEAAQWYEPDSPILVTEMRCREGTLRVTDCCPVIAGADLTEDISVTRRELLRSVTVTEGTVRMTVEIAPRGGAEAEPRVGGVRIRCHGRPDLCLHLSSTVPLAGLRTVITLKAGQSAHLLLNWRQSCSSASTFDPERLREDTKSVWRRWLAHLNYDGPQEPLVRRSAITIKLLDHFENGAIVAAPTSSLPELIGGTRNWDYRYAWVRDAAFSVYALHRIGLSHEAAGFLGWVLDAVDRDGRPSVMYDLDGRRPPEEREDDELEGYRRSAPVRWGNAAAAQHQHDVYGEILDCAYQWAAHHGTIPDPLWDRLRKLADAAGKEWRTPDHGIWEVRTSGRPFTYSAALCQVAVDRAVRMAERFGLPGPVDGWRATAEEIRQAILKEAWDERRRSFTEHLGGGGLDASLLTLPLRRVVAADHPQMVATTKAIVERLGAGGGLLYRYLPDESPDGIAGHEGAFLLCSFWLVDNWAKQGRLDEALELYDSLCARAGALGLLPEEIDPATGAFLGNYPQAFSHIGVISSGVNLARLLRKKKQTG; translated from the coding sequence ATGATGTCTGACGTTCTCTTCAAGCCGCTCTGTCGAATCGACGGCTATTTGCCCATCGAAGACCATGGACTCATCGGCGACGGTGCGACCGCCGCGCTCGTCGGCCGCGACGGGACGGTGGCGTGGCTGTGCGCGCCTCGGTTTGATTCACCGCCGATCTTTTGCGGTCTGCTCGACCACGCGCGCGGAGGAGCGTTTCGAATCGAGCCGGACGGGCTGCACGAAGCAGCTCAGTGGTATGAGCCGGACAGTCCCATCCTGGTGACGGAAATGCGCTGTAGGGAGGGGACGTTGCGGGTGACGGATTGTTGCCCGGTGATCGCCGGTGCCGACCTTACTGAGGATATTTCGGTCACCCGCCGGGAATTGCTGCGCAGTGTGACGGTGACGGAAGGTACGGTTCGAATGACCGTTGAGATTGCCCCCCGTGGCGGAGCAGAGGCGGAGCCCAGGGTCGGAGGGGTGCGGATTCGATGCCATGGCAGGCCCGATCTCTGTCTACACCTCTCGTCCACCGTACCCCTCGCCGGGCTCCGTACCGTGATCACGCTCAAGGCTGGACAGTCGGCGCACCTGCTGCTCAACTGGAGGCAGTCCTGCTCATCGGCCTCAACGTTCGATCCCGAACGGTTGCGTGAAGATACCAAATCGGTCTGGCGGCGCTGGCTCGCCCATTTGAACTATGACGGACCTCAGGAACCATTGGTTCGCCGCTCGGCCATCACGATCAAGTTGTTGGACCATTTCGAGAACGGCGCCATCGTCGCGGCTCCGACGTCTTCGCTGCCGGAACTGATCGGCGGAACCCGCAATTGGGATTATCGTTACGCCTGGGTACGGGACGCGGCCTTCTCCGTCTATGCGCTTCATCGCATCGGCCTGTCGCATGAAGCGGCCGGATTTCTCGGGTGGGTGCTGGACGCGGTGGATCGAGACGGAAGGCCCAGCGTGATGTATGACCTCGATGGGCGGAGGCCGCCGGAGGAACGGGAGGACGACGAGTTGGAAGGCTATCGACGTTCCGCGCCGGTGCGGTGGGGCAACGCGGCGGCCGCGCAACATCAACACGACGTCTACGGGGAAATCCTGGACTGCGCCTATCAATGGGCCGCGCATCATGGAACCATTCCCGACCCGCTCTGGGATCGACTCCGAAAATTGGCGGACGCCGCGGGGAAGGAATGGCGAACACCGGACCACGGAATTTGGGAAGTGCGCACGAGCGGGCGTCCCTTCACCTACTCGGCGGCCCTGTGTCAGGTGGCGGTGGATCGCGCCGTGCGAATGGCGGAGCGGTTTGGACTGCCCGGTCCTGTCGATGGATGGCGAGCTACGGCGGAGGAGATCAGACAGGCGATTCTGAAGGAAGCGTGGGATGAACGCAGACGATCGTTCACGGAACATCTGGGCGGAGGCGGACTGGATGCGAGTCTCTTGACGTTGCCGCTTCGACGGGTGGTTGCGGCGGACCATCCTCAAATGGTGGCGACGACCAAGGCGATCGTGGAACGACTGGGCGCGGGAGGGGGATTGCTCTACCGCTATCTGCCTGACGAATCGCCCGACGGCATCGCCGGTCACGAAGGCGCTTTTCTTTTGTGCAGTTTCTGGCTCGTGGACAACTGGGCCAAGCAGGGGCGGCTCGATGAGGCGTTGGAACTGTACGATTCGCTCTGCGCCAGGGCCGGCGCGCTCGGGCTTCTGCCCGAAGAAATCGATCCTGCGACCGGCGCGTTTCTGGGCAATTATCCTCAAGCGTTCAGCCATATCGGCGTGATCTCAAGCGGGGTCAATTTGGCACGGTTGCTCCGAAAGAAAAAACAGACGGGCTAG
- the cydB gene encoding cytochrome d ubiquinol oxidase subunit II: MSLDELWFAIIALVFAVYAVLDGFDFGVGALYLFVARTDEERRLAMKAIGPVWKGNEVWLVSGGGLLFLAFPTAFSAAFSGFYLALNLVLWCLIMRGLAIGLRSHLENPLWRSLWDAIFAVTGVLLAFVFGVALGNLVRGVPLGPDGYFFAAFWTTFLPDDSPGILDWFTVLMGLLSVAILTVHGANYLVTKTDGPVNVRARRFAEIGQWIVLLLGIAATAALPFVQPALWESYAAHPFGTVLPLIAASVLLTAWYGRQSGRDSLVFVSWSLFILVGLVSLAWGLFPNLLIATGDPSHSLTILNSAASPYGLQVSLAWFGVGITLVIVYTTWVYASFAGKVERLPLEEHY; this comes from the coding sequence ATGTCGCTCGATGAACTGTGGTTTGCGATCATCGCCCTGGTGTTCGCCGTCTACGCGGTCTTAGACGGGTTCGATTTCGGCGTGGGCGCTCTCTACCTGTTCGTCGCCAGGACGGACGAGGAACGACGGTTGGCCATGAAGGCCATCGGCCCGGTATGGAAGGGCAATGAGGTTTGGTTGGTGTCGGGGGGAGGCCTGTTGTTTCTTGCCTTCCCCACGGCCTTTTCGGCGGCGTTCAGCGGGTTTTATCTGGCGCTCAATCTGGTCCTCTGGTGCCTGATCATGCGGGGGTTGGCGATCGGATTGCGGTCGCATCTGGAGAACCCCCTCTGGCGATCGCTGTGGGACGCGATCTTCGCGGTGACGGGCGTGCTATTGGCGTTTGTCTTCGGCGTCGCCTTGGGCAATCTCGTTCGCGGCGTGCCGCTCGGTCCTGACGGGTATTTCTTCGCCGCCTTCTGGACGACATTTTTGCCAGATGACAGCCCCGGCATTTTAGATTGGTTCACGGTACTGATGGGATTGCTCTCCGTCGCGATTCTCACGGTCCACGGGGCGAATTACCTGGTGACCAAGACGGACGGCCCGGTCAACGTTCGGGCACGCCGGTTCGCCGAGATCGGGCAGTGGATCGTGCTGTTGCTGGGGATCGCGGCGACCGCGGCGCTGCCCTTCGTCCAGCCGGCCCTGTGGGAGAGCTACGCCGCCCATCCGTTTGGGACCGTCTTGCCGCTGATCGCCGCCTCCGTGCTCTTGACCGCATGGTACGGCCGCCAGTCTGGGCGGGATAGCCTGGTCTTTGTGAGCTGGAGCCTGTTCATCCTGGTGGGGCTGGTCAGTCTTGCCTGGGGGCTCTTCCCCAATCTGCTCATTGCGACGGGAGATCCATCGCACAGTTTGACGATTCTCAACAGTGCGGCCTCACCCTATGGATTGCAAGTGAGTCTCGCCTGGTTCGGGGTCGGGATCACGTTGGTCATCGTCTACACGACATGGGTCTACGCGAGCTTCGCGGGGAAAGTGGAACGGTTGCCACTCGAAGAGCACTACTGA
- a CDS encoding site-2 protease family protein has protein sequence MIGQSVKLTRIRGIDVGIHYSWFIIFVLITFSLTARFSAQHPHWTVAEQYAVGVATSLLFFVSILLHELAHSFVALAKGIPVRSITLFVFGGVAQIGREPDRPMTEFQIAIAGPIASGLLAVGFWVIATLAGDQFERLAALADWLSSINVMLAVFNLVPGFPLDGGRIFRALMWHVTGSLTRATRIAAGAGQGIGYVFIFFGIWTGFTANWFSGLWLAFIGWFLMNAAQESVVQVSVRSVLSGLAAEDVMSRDCPIVPERMSLAELVQDHVLRTGQRCFTVADGDRLRGLVTLHQIKMVPQDRWPWVSVGDAMTPVSQVQVVSPDRPILEVLQLLEGQDINQVPVVDGDRLVGMITRDHLLRVLAAKMELELPGKVERDVTGWSHRPRTSSTA, from the coding sequence ATGATCGGCCAGTCGGTCAAGCTGACCAGGATTCGCGGCATCGACGTCGGCATCCACTATTCGTGGTTCATCATCTTTGTGCTCATCACCTTTTCGCTCACCGCTCGGTTTTCCGCCCAGCATCCCCATTGGACAGTAGCCGAACAGTACGCGGTCGGTGTCGCCACGAGCCTGCTGTTCTTCGTCTCGATTCTTCTCCATGAGCTGGCCCACAGTTTCGTCGCATTGGCGAAGGGGATTCCGGTTCGGTCGATCACGCTCTTCGTATTCGGCGGCGTCGCGCAGATCGGCCGGGAACCGGACCGGCCGATGACGGAATTTCAAATCGCGATCGCCGGACCGATCGCGAGCGGCCTCTTGGCGGTCGGGTTTTGGGTCATTGCTACCCTCGCGGGCGATCAGTTTGAACGCCTCGCGGCGCTGGCCGACTGGCTCTCGTCGATCAACGTGATGCTCGCGGTGTTCAACCTGGTGCCGGGCTTTCCGCTCGATGGGGGGCGGATATTTCGCGCGCTCATGTGGCACGTGACCGGCAGCCTCACCAGGGCCACGAGGATTGCGGCGGGCGCCGGGCAGGGGATCGGGTATGTGTTCATTTTCTTCGGCATCTGGACCGGCTTCACCGCCAATTGGTTCAGCGGCCTCTGGCTGGCGTTCATCGGCTGGTTCCTCATGAATGCGGCGCAGGAGAGTGTCGTGCAAGTCAGCGTCCGGTCCGTGTTGAGTGGGTTGGCGGCAGAGGACGTGATGAGTCGCGACTGCCCGATCGTGCCAGAACGGATGAGTTTGGCAGAGTTGGTCCAAGACCATGTGCTCAGAACCGGGCAACGGTGCTTTACGGTGGCCGATGGCGATCGGCTCAGGGGGCTGGTCACTCTGCATCAGATCAAGATGGTGCCGCAGGACCGTTGGCCCTGGGTCTCGGTCGGGGACGCTATGACACCGGTCTCCCAGGTGCAAGTCGTGTCGCCGGATCGCCCGATCTTGGAGGTGCTGCAGCTTCTGGAGGGGCAGGACATCAACCAAGTGCCGGTTGTGGACGGGGATCGGCTGGTGGGGATGATCACGCGCGATCATCTGTTGCGGGTGCTGGCCGCCAAGATGGAGCTTGAATTGCCGGGCAAGGTCGAACGAGATGTCACCGGATGGTCCCATCGCCCCCGAACGTCCTCGACGGCATGA
- a CDS encoding AI-2E family transporter has protein sequence MTEPVREPKNDRTAQAVRIGARIGLTIGILGLSLVLLSPFLSPVLWAGVLCYTLNPVYKWMVRISGGRRALSALVMCAMLTVGIIVPLVHLSLVVAEDVTKTYRALVVSLREGDRPLLDGWRDYPFLSAPLDAVANLERLTGTNLRASLAENLAELGKVLVGQVTSIITHALHAVVQLAVVLLCAFYFFRDGDKLIDWLRSTNLIEPERQQVLAKRFDDVVKGTVYGNTVIALLEGLVGGIAFWSVGLPSAVLWGTIMAILAYLPLVGAGLVWMPAAAYLAWQGTYGKALVLVGFGAVIAVMDYLIRTIVVGGRSHLHTLLVFFSVLGGLQLFGLVGIVVGPMVVAVGITVVEMWKMSLERREQREADDV, from the coding sequence ATGACGGAACCGGTTCGGGAGCCCAAGAACGATCGAACGGCCCAGGCCGTGCGTATCGGCGCGCGCATTGGACTCACGATCGGCATCTTGGGGCTGAGTCTCGTCCTGCTGAGCCCCTTTCTTTCTCCGGTCCTGTGGGCGGGCGTGCTCTGTTACACGCTGAACCCCGTCTACAAGTGGATGGTCAGGATCAGCGGCGGCCGCCGTGCCTTGAGCGCGCTGGTCATGTGCGCGATGTTGACCGTCGGCATTATTGTTCCTCTTGTCCATCTCTCGCTGGTCGTGGCGGAGGACGTGACCAAGACCTATCGAGCCCTGGTAGTGTCTTTGCGCGAAGGAGACCGGCCGTTGCTGGACGGATGGCGGGACTATCCGTTCTTGTCGGCCCCGCTTGACGCGGTGGCCAATCTGGAGCGGCTGACGGGGACAAATCTGCGAGCAAGTCTCGCGGAAAATTTGGCTGAGCTGGGCAAGGTGTTGGTGGGGCAGGTGACCAGCATCATCACCCATGCGCTCCATGCGGTTGTGCAACTGGCCGTCGTCTTGCTGTGCGCGTTTTATTTCTTCCGCGACGGGGACAAGCTGATCGACTGGCTGCGCTCGACCAACCTCATTGAGCCGGAACGCCAACAGGTGTTGGCCAAGCGATTCGACGACGTGGTGAAGGGGACCGTCTACGGCAATACGGTCATCGCGCTCTTGGAAGGGCTGGTGGGCGGGATCGCCTTTTGGTCGGTCGGTCTGCCGTCGGCCGTCCTCTGGGGCACGATCATGGCCATTCTGGCCTATCTGCCGCTGGTGGGCGCCGGACTGGTCTGGATGCCGGCCGCGGCCTACCTGGCCTGGCAAGGGACATACGGCAAGGCCCTCGTCCTGGTCGGATTTGGGGCGGTGATCGCGGTCATGGATTATCTCATTCGCACGATCGTGGTCGGCGGCCGTTCGCACCTCCACACCTTGCTGGTGTTCTTTTCCGTGTTGGGAGGGTTGCAACTGTTCGGGTTGGTCGGCATCGTGGTCGGCCCCATGGTCGTCGCCGTGGGGATCACGGTCGTTGAGATGTGGAAAATGAGTCTGGAACGTCGTGAACAGCGGGAGGCCGATGATGTCTGA
- a CDS encoding cytochrome ubiquinol oxidase subunit I, translated as MDETVTLNSALFYDRLQFAVTATFHYLFPQLTMGLAALILYLKSRAYWLRDPHYDDVAHFWTKIFALSFAFGVVTGIPLEFQFGMNWAKFSRFAGGVIGQTLAMEGLFAFFLESTFLGILLYGRKMFSPFVLWLTTLMLFVGSWLSGYFIIATNAWMQHPVAYVVDPEGSVHVASLRGLLTNPWIVWQYAHTMTAAVVTGSFVMAAVGAYYLLSGIHVDAAKTFLKTGVVAGAMASSLMLFPTGHHAALQVFEHQPIKGAAFEGHFYTEAGADLVLMGQPNMDTLTIDNPLVLPKMLSFIIYKHFGAEIKGLTDFPRDEWPDTMPLLYYTYHIMVGLGTIFIPVMVTALLLLLRGRLFQARWMLWTLMLFAPFPYIATTAGWMTAELGRQPWLVYGLLRTADGNSPLVGSGNVLFTLLGYLGLYLLIGLLFLFLFFETISRGPGGVDASRASSGKAGLREEGMYVAR; from the coding sequence ATGGACGAAACGGTCACCTTGAACAGCGCGTTGTTCTACGATCGGTTGCAGTTCGCCGTCACGGCGACGTTCCACTACCTCTTTCCCCAACTGACAATGGGGTTGGCGGCCTTGATCCTGTATCTCAAGAGCCGAGCCTATTGGTTGCGCGATCCTCACTACGATGACGTTGCCCATTTCTGGACGAAGATCTTCGCCTTAAGCTTCGCGTTCGGCGTCGTCACCGGCATTCCCTTGGAGTTTCAGTTTGGCATGAACTGGGCTAAGTTCTCCCGGTTCGCCGGCGGCGTCATCGGCCAGACGTTGGCGATGGAGGGCCTCTTCGCGTTTTTCCTCGAATCGACGTTCCTGGGGATTCTGTTGTATGGGCGCAAGATGTTCAGCCCCTTTGTCCTGTGGCTGACGACGTTGATGTTGTTCGTGGGCTCGTGGCTCTCTGGCTATTTCATTATCGCGACGAACGCATGGATGCAACATCCGGTAGCCTACGTGGTCGATCCGGAGGGGTCGGTGCACGTCGCAAGTCTCCGGGGGCTCCTGACCAATCCCTGGATCGTCTGGCAGTACGCCCACACGATGACGGCCGCGGTGGTGACCGGATCGTTCGTGATGGCGGCGGTGGGCGCCTATTATCTGTTGTCTGGGATTCACGTCGACGCGGCGAAGACGTTTCTCAAAACCGGCGTCGTGGCCGGGGCGATGGCGAGCAGTCTGATGTTGTTTCCAACCGGCCACCACGCGGCCTTGCAGGTGTTCGAGCATCAGCCGATCAAGGGCGCCGCGTTTGAAGGTCACTTCTATACGGAAGCCGGAGCCGATCTGGTGCTGATGGGCCAGCCCAACATGGATACGCTCACGATCGACAATCCCCTCGTGCTCCCCAAGATGCTCAGCTTCATCATCTATAAGCACTTCGGCGCGGAGATCAAAGGGCTGACCGATTTTCCCCGTGACGAATGGCCGGACACCATGCCGTTGCTCTACTACACCTATCACATCATGGTCGGGTTGGGGACGATCTTCATTCCGGTGATGGTGACGGCGCTGCTGCTGCTCCTGCGGGGACGGCTGTTTCAGGCGAGGTGGATGTTGTGGACGCTCATGTTGTTCGCGCCGTTTCCCTATATCGCGACGACCGCCGGCTGGATGACCGCCGAATTGGGACGGCAACCCTGGCTCGTGTATGGCCTGTTGCGAACGGCCGACGGCAACTCGCCGCTGGTGGGGTCGGGTAATGTTCTGTTCACGTTGCTGGGGTATCTCGGTCTCTATCTGCTGATCGGGCTCCTGTTTCTGTTTTTGTTCTTCGAGACGATCTCGCGAGGTCCCGGCGGTGTCGACGCCTCACGGGCTTCTTCCGGAAAGGCCGGTTTACGCGAAGAAGGAATGTATGTCGCTCGATGA